A stretch of the Pseudomonadota bacterium genome encodes the following:
- a CDS encoding universal stress protein: MWRQSRVHREGFMMKVLFAADGSDFTTSSLEFLARLPFPEGSEMSVVTVVPDVASVTGGHTSPESVDVQEAVRMEADRALQQTVERASRLGLPVSQTVLMGNAAGEIIEHGVRTETDLAVVGSHGRGGFKRFLLGSVALKVVTYAPFSVLIARPMGAMDSAGDGRSETLRVLVATDGSEQSNAAIEQFAELAARRWCTIKVVTVMELVTAFRMDIRQRLNESWRQRKAGAKQHLKETAEALDLLAVEVTTQVLEAPSASEAILGAADEFGADLILVGGTGKGRIGRVLLGSVAGRIVRDARCSVWVGR, from the coding sequence ATGTGGAGACAGAGCCGTGTTCACCGAGAGGGATTCATGATGAAAGTGTTGTTCGCAGCAGACGGTTCCGACTTCACAACATCGTCGCTTGAGTTCCTCGCCCGACTGCCGTTTCCAGAGGGAAGCGAGATGTCGGTAGTAACCGTTGTGCCGGATGTTGCGTCTGTCACAGGCGGCCACACTTCACCGGAGAGTGTCGACGTTCAGGAAGCGGTACGGATGGAAGCAGATCGGGCGCTTCAACAGACGGTCGAGCGAGCGTCCAGACTCGGCCTCCCAGTGTCGCAAACCGTGCTGATGGGCAACGCCGCCGGTGAGATCATCGAGCACGGGGTGCGGACAGAGACTGATCTCGCGGTGGTCGGTTCGCACGGACGCGGTGGGTTCAAACGGTTCCTCTTAGGGAGCGTTGCCCTCAAGGTGGTCACATACGCCCCGTTCTCGGTGCTCATCGCCCGGCCGATGGGAGCAATGGATTCCGCCGGCGACGGTCGCTCCGAGACACTTCGAGTACTCGTGGCGACCGATGGCTCGGAGCAATCGAACGCTGCCATTGAGCAGTTCGCCGAGTTGGCCGCCAGACGCTGGTGCACCATCAAGGTGGTGACTGTGATGGAACTTGTTACGGCATTCCGGATGGATATTCGTCAGCGGCTCAATGAATCGTGGAGGCAACGCAAGGCGGGCGCCAAGCAACACCTGAAAGAGACAGCGGAAGCTCTCGATTTGCTCGCCGTTGAAGTTACGACACAGGTCCTCGAGGCTCCCAGCGCGAGTGAAGCGATCCTCGGTGCGGCCGATGAGTTCGGTGCGGATCTGATTCTCGTTGGCGGAACGGGTAAGGGTCGTATCGGAAGGGTGCTGCTGGGAAGCGTTGCGGGCCGGATTGTCAGAGATGCGCGGTGCTCGGTCTGGGTCGGTCGCTGA
- a CDS encoding TPP-binding protein — MPQTIAQLTVESLIANGIENLYCVPGVQNDHFFNALFDRQNELRPVNTRHEQGAAYMALGAALATGRPQAFSIVPGPGFLNGCAALCTAYALNAPVFGVIGQIPSGAIGKGLGLLHEIEGQLETLKSLTKHSDRVVSGADAVQKFDTAWSELLSGRPRPVGLEVPVDVWLKETSYDPGKLTVIRPSPAEANPTKITQAAALISSAKRPLIAVGSGSQAHSAEVRRLAEAIGAGVMAYRTGRGVMDSRDDLAITMPIGHTLWPECDLVIGLGSRLTTQKLDWGVDDDLKILHIDVDETTLTKITPPTLGIHADLATALPALNAALGAQPDRSGWKAKIAKEKARFAAVIAEEFAPQLGWLKAIRDALPEDGIFVDELTQIGYVSRFAFPSYRPRTYLSTGYQGTLGWGIAAALGAAHARPDVPVVSIAGDGGAMFTITELATATHHNIPLNVIVMKDNAFGNVKGIQRDKYDSRYIASDLTSPDFVMLARSCGVTAARATTSDELHAELTRAIDNPGPNLIEVPVSDFPSPWHYLLMPKVRGM; from the coding sequence GTGCCTCAAACCATAGCCCAACTGACCGTCGAGTCGCTGATTGCCAACGGGATCGAGAACCTCTATTGCGTGCCGGGCGTGCAAAACGATCATTTTTTCAACGCTCTGTTTGATCGCCAGAACGAATTGCGACCCGTCAATACCCGCCACGAACAGGGTGCGGCCTACATGGCCTTGGGCGCGGCACTGGCGACGGGTAGGCCGCAAGCCTTTTCCATCGTGCCCGGGCCCGGCTTCTTGAATGGCTGTGCAGCCCTGTGCACGGCCTATGCGCTGAACGCACCGGTTTTTGGCGTGATCGGGCAAATCCCTTCGGGTGCCATCGGCAAGGGGCTGGGCCTGTTGCATGAAATCGAGGGCCAGCTTGAGACCCTCAAATCATTGACAAAACATTCCGATCGTGTGGTGAGCGGCGCGGATGCGGTTCAGAAATTCGACACGGCGTGGAGCGAGCTTTTATCGGGCCGGCCGCGCCCGGTCGGCCTCGAGGTCCCGGTCGATGTGTGGCTGAAGGAGACGAGTTATGACCCGGGTAAATTGACAGTCATTCGCCCGTCCCCCGCGGAGGCAAATCCCACAAAGATTACCCAAGCCGCCGCGCTAATTTCGTCAGCCAAACGCCCCCTGATCGCCGTTGGATCCGGCTCGCAAGCCCACAGCGCAGAGGTACGCAGACTGGCTGAGGCAATCGGAGCCGGCGTCATGGCCTACCGGACCGGGCGCGGCGTCATGGATTCACGCGACGATCTGGCGATCACCATGCCGATTGGACACACCCTGTGGCCCGAATGCGATCTCGTTATCGGTCTTGGCTCGCGACTGACCACGCAGAAGCTTGACTGGGGCGTCGATGACGATCTTAAAATCCTGCACATCGATGTGGATGAAACCACGCTGACTAAGATCACGCCGCCGACGCTCGGGATCCATGCCGATCTTGCCACCGCCCTGCCAGCGCTGAACGCGGCACTTGGGGCACAGCCGGACCGCTCCGGCTGGAAAGCAAAAATCGCCAAGGAAAAGGCCCGTTTCGCTGCTGTCATCGCTGAGGAGTTTGCGCCGCAGCTCGGTTGGTTGAAGGCTATTCGCGACGCACTCCCCGAGGACGGAATCTTTGTCGACGAGCTCACCCAGATCGGCTACGTCTCGCGCTTCGCTTTCCCAAGCTATCGGCCACGCACCTACCTGTCGACCGGCTATCAGGGTACGCTTGGCTGGGGCATCGCCGCTGCACTTGGTGCCGCCCACGCGAGGCCGGATGTACCGGTTGTTTCCATCGCGGGCGACGGAGGTGCGATGTTCACAATCACGGAACTCGCCACGGCCACACATCACAACATCCCGCTCAACGTAATTGTCATGAAGGACAACGCGTTCGGCAACGTGAAAGGCATCCAGCGGGATAAATACGACTCGCGCTATATCGCGTCAGATCTGACCAGCCCCGACTTCGTCATGTTGGCCAGGAGCTGTGGGGTAACGGCTGCCCGTGCAACCACCTCGGATGAGTTGCATGCGGAGCTGACGAGGGCAATCGACAATCCCGGCCCGAACCTTATCGAGGTTCCGGTGAGTGACTTCCCCTCGCCCTGGCATTACCTCCTCATGCCCAAAGTGAGAGGCATGTGA
- a CDS encoding FAD-binding oxidoreductase produces MNAPLETLRSLLGPKGLIPGSEAAGYTTDIAGRTAPCLAVLRPASTQEVSDAVRICAEHDLAIIPQGGNTNLCQMTVPESGRDSVILNLSRMNHILEVDPACSTITAESGCTIQALQEAAAEQDRLFAPDWGARGTAQIGGAVATNGGGLNVFRYGTTREQVLGMEVVLPDGQVWDGMRSLRKDNSGYDLKQLFIGAEGTLGIITKLVFKLHPLQPFTQSMMAVLADISRLTDYLNLAQSLAGGKLVAVELLNGIGMEKALERYPDLHRPLDTKADWYVLIRLAGASPVEETLTAIYEQGFKGGMLEDAVMAQSVAQERNIWEIREQMIPMQYFKGHQVKWDVSVPVSRIVDFLRAAEAIAAKHQKEAITYAVGHVGDGNIHYSIFPKGEAGPEMDRLNAIYTQEIDALIWSFGGSIVAEHGVGSVYMDRMRRQKSAVEYQMMQKLRALFDPQGIMNPGKLIRRNPDN; encoded by the coding sequence ATGAACGCTCCCCTCGAAACGCTGCGATCCTTGCTTGGCCCCAAAGGGCTTATCCCAGGCTCGGAGGCCGCCGGTTATACAACCGACATCGCCGGAAGAACCGCCCCGTGCCTTGCCGTCTTACGGCCCGCATCGACCCAGGAAGTCTCTGACGCCGTCAGGATCTGCGCCGAGCACGATCTCGCGATCATCCCGCAGGGCGGAAACACCAATCTCTGCCAAATGACCGTGCCCGAGTCAGGGCGCGACAGCGTTATCCTCAACCTGTCTCGTATGAACCATATCTTGGAAGTGGATCCGGCCTGCTCCACGATCACCGCGGAATCAGGCTGTACTATCCAGGCCTTGCAGGAGGCCGCAGCGGAGCAAGACCGTTTGTTTGCTCCTGATTGGGGCGCGCGGGGAACGGCGCAGATCGGCGGCGCCGTCGCCACCAATGGTGGGGGTCTGAACGTGTTCCGCTACGGTACTACACGCGAACAGGTTTTGGGCATGGAGGTCGTCCTGCCTGATGGCCAGGTCTGGGACGGCATGCGCAGCTTACGCAAGGATAATTCCGGCTATGACCTGAAGCAGCTTTTCATCGGTGCGGAGGGAACGCTGGGCATCATCACCAAGCTCGTCTTCAAGCTCCATCCCCTGCAGCCGTTCACCCAATCGATGATGGCGGTATTGGCCGATATAAGCCGTCTTACCGATTATCTGAACCTCGCCCAATCCCTTGCCGGCGGCAAGCTGGTGGCTGTCGAGCTGTTGAACGGGATCGGTATGGAAAAGGCCTTAGAACGCTATCCGGACCTGCATCGCCCGCTGGATACCAAGGCCGACTGGTATGTGCTGATCCGGCTTGCCGGCGCGTCTCCGGTCGAGGAAACCCTAACCGCGATATACGAACAGGGTTTCAAAGGCGGAATGCTGGAAGATGCGGTAATGGCGCAATCCGTTGCCCAGGAGCGCAATATCTGGGAAATCCGCGAACAGATGATTCCGATGCAGTATTTTAAGGGGCATCAGGTCAAATGGGATGTATCGGTACCCGTTTCCAGGATTGTGGATTTCCTGCGGGCCGCCGAAGCCATCGCCGCGAAACATCAGAAAGAGGCCATCACCTATGCGGTTGGCCATGTAGGCGACGGCAATATCCATTACAGCATTTTCCCCAAAGGCGAAGCGGGGCCGGAGATGGATCGATTGAACGCCATTTATACGCAGGAAATCGATGCACTCATCTGGTCCTTTGGCGGGTCGATCGTCGCGGAACATGGTGTGGGGTCTGTCTATATGGACCGCATGCGCCGGCAAAAGTCGGCGGTCGAATACCAGATGATGCAGAAACTGCGCGCCCTCTTCGACCCACAAGGCATTATGAACCCCGGCAAACTGATTCGCCGCAACCCGGACAACTAA
- a CDS encoding aldehyde dehydrogenase family protein — protein sequence MLKQDEINRLRAANLPPRAMIIDGEICQALSGRTREVISPIDGTVLTTIPDGAAEDAERAIAAARVAFEDGRWSRMAPQERKKIMHRWADLIEAEALSLTVMGVRENGTEIATAIDAEAGSAVTTIRYYAEAIDKIYGEIAPTPDGILGLIHHEPVGVVGAIVPWNFPLMIGAWKLGPALATGNTVILKPAETASLTLLRIGELALEAGIPAGVLNVVTGAGSVVGEAMARSMEIDVITFTGSGGVGRRLLENAAKSNLKRVYLELGGKSANIVFADTPDLDTAARAAAAAIFKNAGQVCVAGSRLLLERCIYDEFLDRLAQVTQSLIVGDPLDLNSNIGAINSARQLTQNLSFVDTAQAEGGTLLLGGKRILADTGGFYMEPTIVAQVAPHHRLVQEEVFGPVLAVMVFDDEAEAVKLANCTSYGLAGAVWTADLARTLRMIRAVKTGMVQVNRYAQVDITSPLGGVKQSGNGHDRSLHALDKFTNLKTAWIQF from the coding sequence ATGTTGAAACAAGACGAAATCAATCGCTTGCGCGCTGCAAACCTGCCGCCCAGGGCCATGATCATCGACGGCGAAATCTGCCAGGCCCTATCGGGGCGGACACGCGAGGTTATCTCGCCGATCGACGGTACGGTCCTGACCACCATTCCCGATGGCGCTGCCGAAGATGCCGAGCGGGCCATCGCTGCTGCGCGCGTTGCGTTCGAAGATGGACGCTGGTCGCGGATGGCGCCGCAGGAGCGTAAGAAGATCATGCATCGCTGGGCGGATCTGATAGAGGCCGAGGCATTGTCGCTCACCGTCATGGGCGTGCGCGAAAACGGCACTGAGATCGCTACGGCGATCGACGCCGAGGCCGGGTCGGCGGTGACGACGATCCGCTACTATGCCGAGGCAATCGACAAGATCTATGGCGAAATCGCTCCTACCCCGGACGGTATCCTGGGTCTTATTCACCATGAGCCTGTGGGGGTGGTGGGGGCCATCGTACCCTGGAACTTCCCGCTCATGATTGGCGCCTGGAAGCTGGGACCGGCTCTTGCGACGGGTAATACCGTGATCTTGAAGCCCGCGGAAACGGCGTCGCTCACTCTCCTGCGGATTGGGGAACTGGCGCTGGAAGCCGGTATCCCCGCCGGCGTTTTGAATGTGGTGACAGGGGCTGGTTCGGTGGTCGGCGAAGCCATGGCCCGCTCCATGGAAATCGATGTCATCACCTTTACCGGCTCTGGCGGAGTCGGCCGCAGGCTCCTGGAAAATGCTGCGAAATCGAACCTGAAGCGTGTCTATCTGGAACTTGGAGGAAAATCCGCGAATATCGTCTTCGCCGACACGCCCGACCTTGATACCGCAGCTCGGGCTGCCGCCGCAGCGATTTTTAAAAATGCCGGCCAGGTTTGCGTCGCGGGTTCCAGACTTCTGCTGGAACGCTGTATCTATGACGAGTTTTTAGACCGGCTCGCCCAGGTTACACAGAGCTTGATAGTGGGGGATCCACTCGATCTCAACTCCAACATTGGCGCCATCAACAGCGCTCGCCAGCTCACCCAGAATCTAAGCTTCGTCGACACAGCGCAAGCCGAAGGCGGAACCCTATTGCTGGGCGGCAAGCGCATCCTGGCGGATACTGGCGGCTTCTACATGGAACCGACCATCGTGGCTCAAGTCGCGCCGCATCACCGCCTCGTCCAGGAAGAAGTTTTCGGGCCCGTTCTGGCGGTGATGGTTTTTGACGATGAAGCGGAAGCAGTGAAACTGGCCAACTGCACTAGTTATGGTTTGGCGGGCGCTGTCTGGACTGCGGACCTGGCCCGCACACTCCGGATGATCCGAGCGGTCAAAACCGGCATGGTGCAGGTCAACCGCTACGCCCAGGTCGATATCACGTCGCCGCTTGGTGGAGTGAAACAATCTGGCAATGGCCACGACAGATCGCTTCATGCGCTTGACAAATTCACCAACCTGAAAACCGCTTGGATCCAGTTCTGA
- a CDS encoding IclR family transcriptional regulator, translating to MTEISRMQSVARATKVLRAITEAQDEDGWTRGAEIAEATGLHRGTVHRFLRAWVYEGWVEHDEKSRRYRIGLSLLALSATAAGKNRFLSVARSAVAALAEKTGDTAYLFQHAGLDGVCMERQAGSHPIQYLATHVGNRVPLGRMAGTIAILSALDERTAAYIIDENISRNDVFAQAGRRYYLDAVDTARRQGYAETEGTLIPGIRGFGVPLMVGNQVAGGLSLAVMKDRLEGDHRTVVLKALKEQAAQVRRIMNPGNERETVRKAV from the coding sequence ATGACAGAAATAAGCCGAATGCAGAGCGTCGCCAGGGCCACGAAGGTCCTCCGCGCGATCACAGAGGCACAGGACGAGGACGGCTGGACGCGGGGGGCGGAAATCGCTGAGGCGACCGGCCTTCACCGCGGCACGGTCCACCGCTTTCTGCGGGCTTGGGTGTACGAGGGTTGGGTGGAACACGATGAGAAGAGCCGCCGCTACCGGATCGGGTTGTCGTTGCTCGCCCTCTCGGCAACCGCCGCGGGCAAAAACCGCTTTCTCTCCGTGGCCCGCTCGGCGGTCGCGGCACTCGCGGAAAAGACCGGAGACACGGCCTACCTGTTTCAGCACGCGGGATTGGACGGGGTGTGCATGGAACGCCAGGCGGGCAGCCATCCGATTCAATACCTGGCCACCCACGTGGGCAACCGGGTCCCGCTGGGCAGGATGGCCGGAACGATCGCTATTCTCTCCGCTCTCGACGAACGAACCGCCGCTTATATTATCGATGAAAACATCTCAAGAAATGACGTTTTCGCTCAGGCGGGCCGCCGGTACTACCTCGACGCTGTCGACACCGCCCGCCGGCAAGGGTACGCGGAGACCGAAGGCACTCTTATTCCCGGCATTCGGGGTTTCGGCGTCCCACTTATGGTCGGCAACCAAGTGGCTGGCGGACTGAGTCTGGCGGTCATGAAGGACCGCCTGGAGGGCGACCACCGCACCGTCGTCCTGAAAGCGCTTAAGGAACAGGCGGCGCAAGTCCGCCGCATCATGAATCCCGGAAATGAAAGGGAAACAGTACGCAAAGCCGTATAG
- a CDS encoding TRAP transporter permease DctM/Q gives MSYRLATASYQFLLAAIPFLGILWLVDLPLLLRLPVLDASYLSVMVGMAIAAGFLRNPYGKRAGALELTIGILALACWFWAGYNHGDWLIDIANRGPEKWLPGLIGLVLLLEALRKNCGTPITALVSVIGLYAFLGHHLPGAFEAPYTSPARLVLYLYSDTNGVPGLVLGVCVTVVLGFIVLGAVMGAVGSSKYFTDLAMGAMGHRRGGPAKVAVVASSIFGSISGSTVANVMSTGVVTIPLMKRSGFPPHVAAAIEAVASNGGQLAPPVMGATAFLIAEFLQIPYSDVVAAALIPAIIYYFILFMQVDLIAARHGLHGLPRDQLPKLGQTFRHGWLYLTPLALLIYFLFWLGYTPGKTALICAATTAVAGFLVMRRLPDREMIRSFFHQSGGTLVTLILICAAAGIVIGALNISGLGFLLTNVLSHVGESAGLLVMLALTAVIAIFLGMGMPTAAVYILLSIILAPAIVGMGVPELPAHLFIFYFGLLSMLTPPVAIASYAAASLAGAGLWKTGLAGLRLGSSAFILPFLFALNPALVAQGSWLAIGLATVTVSFAGYLLARCMAGRKNGDRTDWQRSWAFLIAAMIVGTSTLWSGPESFLVLVPTAIVFLLINLKTGLNRFKLGVRQ, from the coding sequence ATGTCATACCGCTTGGCCACTGCGTCCTATCAGTTCCTACTGGCGGCGATCCCCTTCCTGGGTATCCTGTGGTTAGTCGATCTTCCCCTCCTGCTAAGGCTGCCCGTCCTCGACGCCTCCTACTTGTCGGTAATGGTTGGGATGGCCATAGCCGCCGGCTTTCTGCGCAACCCGTACGGCAAACGGGCGGGCGCCCTCGAACTGACAATCGGCATCCTGGCCCTGGCCTGTTGGTTCTGGGCGGGATATAACCACGGCGACTGGCTGATCGACATCGCCAATCGGGGGCCCGAAAAATGGCTCCCGGGCCTGATCGGACTGGTGCTCCTGCTGGAGGCATTGCGGAAAAACTGCGGCACGCCGATCACCGCCCTGGTGTCGGTCATCGGGCTTTACGCCTTTTTGGGCCACCACCTCCCCGGCGCCTTTGAAGCCCCCTACACCTCGCCAGCCCGCCTCGTTCTATATCTCTACAGTGACACCAACGGTGTCCCCGGGCTGGTCCTCGGAGTGTGTGTGACAGTGGTGCTCGGTTTCATCGTACTGGGGGCGGTGATGGGTGCGGTGGGATCCAGCAAGTATTTCACCGACCTGGCCATGGGCGCCATGGGGCATCGACGCGGTGGACCGGCCAAGGTCGCCGTCGTCGCCTCCAGCATCTTCGGCTCGATCAGCGGCTCGACGGTCGCCAACGTCATGAGCACCGGCGTGGTGACGATTCCGCTGATGAAGCGATCGGGTTTCCCCCCTCACGTCGCCGCAGCCATTGAAGCGGTGGCGTCGAACGGCGGACAACTCGCGCCCCCAGTGATGGGCGCCACCGCTTTCCTGATCGCCGAATTTCTCCAGATCCCCTACAGCGACGTGGTGGCCGCCGCCCTCATTCCTGCGATTATCTACTACTTCATCCTGTTCATGCAGGTCGATCTGATCGCCGCCCGGCACGGCCTCCACGGTCTGCCGCGCGATCAACTCCCCAAGCTTGGGCAAACCTTCCGACACGGATGGCTCTATCTGACCCCTCTTGCCCTTTTGATCTACTTCCTGTTCTGGCTCGGCTACACGCCCGGGAAAACCGCCCTGATCTGTGCGGCGACAACCGCGGTGGCGGGCTTTCTGGTCATGCGGCGCCTACCGGACCGGGAGATGATCCGCTCTTTCTTCCACCAATCCGGCGGTACCCTGGTGACCCTAATCCTCATCTGCGCGGCGGCCGGAATTGTCATCGGCGCCCTGAATATTTCGGGCCTCGGATTTCTGCTGACCAACGTCCTGTCCCACGTGGGCGAGAGCGCCGGACTGCTGGTGATGCTGGCTCTGACGGCGGTGATCGCCATCTTTCTGGGCATGGGCATGCCCACGGCGGCGGTCTACATCCTGTTGTCGATCATCCTGGCACCAGCCATCGTCGGTATGGGCGTTCCGGAACTGCCGGCCCATCTGTTTATTTTCTATTTCGGTCTGCTGTCCATGCTGACCCCACCGGTCGCCATCGCCTCCTACGCCGCCGCCAGCCTGGCCGGGGCGGGACTATGGAAGACCGGCCTCGCAGGTCTCCGTCTGGGGTCGTCGGCCTTCATCCTACCGTTTCTTTTCGCCTTGAATCCGGCACTCGTTGCCCAGGGCTCCTGGCTTGCCATCGGCCTTGCGACCGTCACCGTCAGTTTTGCCGGCTATCTGCTCGCCCGGTGCATGGCGGGCCGGAAGAACGGCGATAGAACCGACTGGCAGAGATCGTGGGCTTTCCTCATCGCGGCGATGATCGTCGGAACCTCCACCCTCTGGTCGGGGCCGGAATCGTTTCTGGTGCTCGTCCCCACGGCAATCGTGTTCCTGCTGATCAACCTAAAAACCGGCCTCAACCGATTTAAACTCGGAGTAAGACAATGA
- a CDS encoding 2-amino-3-carboxymuconate-6-semialdehyde decarboxylase, with protein sequence MTVIDVHTHMLNNEWVKRLAKEGERYTVEERGGQQVVHLDGAPFMTLMDNMFDYAKRIENMDKAGVDIAIVSLTCPSVYWGGEETSRHTARMMNDDMAAQQRAWPDRIRYFATLPWQYPQTALGELAHACDHGALGVFVSANIDGISLTDEKFAPLWEEIDRRGLPVLVHPTAPPGTAEMDVFDYNLIASTGFMFDTTLAVSRMIFDGFLDRYPSLKIIAGHGGGFLPYQAGRLDMCYRNMPPCREKISRPPSTYLSQIYYDSVVFTQGALDLCVDVGGGDNVLFGSDYPHNIGDMSGCLGRVDSLPAAERKKVRGENAKRIFSL encoded by the coding sequence ATGACAGTTATCGACGTCCACACACATATGCTCAACAACGAATGGGTGAAGCGCCTCGCTAAAGAGGGGGAGCGCTATACGGTCGAGGAACGCGGCGGCCAACAGGTCGTACACCTGGACGGCGCACCCTTCATGACCCTGATGGACAATATGTTCGATTACGCCAAGCGCATCGAGAACATGGACAAGGCCGGTGTCGATATTGCCATTGTCTCGCTGACCTGCCCCAGCGTCTATTGGGGCGGTGAGGAGACCAGCCGCCACACCGCCCGGATGATGAACGACGACATGGCCGCGCAGCAACGCGCCTGGCCCGACCGAATCCGCTATTTCGCCACCCTCCCGTGGCAATATCCACAGACCGCGCTGGGCGAACTGGCCCACGCCTGTGACCACGGCGCGCTCGGTGTCTTCGTCTCGGCCAATATCGACGGCATCTCGCTGACCGATGAAAAATTCGCGCCGCTGTGGGAGGAGATCGACCGGCGCGGGTTGCCGGTGCTGGTTCATCCGACCGCCCCGCCGGGCACCGCGGAGATGGATGTGTTCGACTACAACCTCATCGCCTCCACGGGCTTCATGTTCGACACCACTCTGGCCGTCTCACGGATGATTTTCGACGGATTCCTCGACCGCTATCCCAGCCTCAAAATCATCGCCGGGCACGGCGGCGGATTTTTGCCCTACCAGGCGGGGCGCCTGGACATGTGCTACCGGAACATGCCGCCCTGCCGGGAAAAGATCTCTCGGCCGCCCAGCACCTACCTGTCGCAAATCTACTACGACTCCGTGGTATTCACCCAGGGCGCCCTGGACCTTTGCGTCGACGTGGGCGGCGGCGACAACGTGCTCTTCGGGTCCGACTACCCGCATAACATCGGAGACATGAGCGGCTGTCTGGGGCGAGTCGATTCTCTCCCCGCCGCCGAGCGTAAAAAAGTACGGGGAGAAAACGCCAAACGCATTTTCAGTTTGTAG
- a CDS encoding FAD-binding protein produces the protein MKIREFATDVLIIGGGLAGTNAALGAADSGASVIVLDKSNIDRSGDIGGGVDHFLAYLNTGPAWDTEDAFLSYVEKIGRGTNHLGHIQSLYCAELPAAIERMARIGNPMTQPDGTFYRTQSMGQPGPMWINFNGKRLKPKLGKAVREAGCKVFGRIMTVDLLTRDGQVVGAIGYQVRTGDFFVFKAKSTIVATGNTNRLYENPRLNPFNTWLCPYNTGDGQMMAFKAGAALTNMEYMRMTILPKGFAAPGFNALVGMGGRFMNSMGDYYMEKSHPQGNRAPRYAVVFNTLNELRNGRGPVYVDCTHLPSDEMRHLQATLSYDKDTLPEYFDQRGEDIATKPIEIMVSEGMQAGPTEVTGSGIKIDGEGATTVPGLYACGDSADHNRCVHGAVTGGYKAGKSAAAHALRTRLGDSPDAVLVRETADRFVAPLHRKSGVPYRQIEDTVRKIMSEHVGPARTEVGLKTGLEKLGKLETHFDSVKVDDLHDLMRVNETRNLLAVGKIMAHSALFRTESRNKPYHYRLDYPETDDKNWCGLVVVKQAGASVECDFERITYSA, from the coding sequence ATGAAGATCAGAGAGTTTGCAACAGACGTCTTGATCATTGGCGGTGGGCTGGCCGGAACCAACGCGGCGCTCGGCGCCGCGGACAGTGGTGCGTCGGTCATCGTCCTCGACAAGTCGAATATCGACCGCTCGGGCGACATCGGCGGCGGGGTCGACCACTTCCTGGCCTACCTCAACACAGGTCCCGCCTGGGATACTGAGGACGCTTTCCTCAGCTACGTGGAGAAGATCGGCCGCGGTACCAATCACCTGGGACATATCCAATCCCTCTATTGCGCCGAACTGCCGGCGGCAATCGAGCGCATGGCCAGGATCGGCAACCCGATGACCCAGCCGGACGGTACCTTCTATCGCACCCAGTCGATGGGCCAACCGGGCCCCATGTGGATCAATTTCAACGGTAAGCGCCTCAAACCCAAGCTGGGAAAGGCGGTGCGCGAGGCGGGCTGCAAGGTTTTCGGGCGGATCATGACCGTCGACCTGCTGACCCGGGACGGCCAGGTGGTCGGCGCCATAGGCTATCAGGTTCGTACCGGCGATTTTTTCGTCTTCAAGGCGAAATCGACAATCGTTGCCACCGGCAACACCAACCGCCTCTATGAGAATCCACGGCTCAACCCGTTCAACACCTGGCTCTGCCCCTACAATACGGGCGACGGTCAGATGATGGCCTTTAAGGCTGGGGCGGCCCTTACCAATATGGAGTATATGCGTATGACCATCCTCCCCAAGGGTTTCGCTGCCCCGGGCTTCAACGCCCTGGTGGGTATGGGGGGACGATTCATGAACAGCATGGGCGACTATTACATGGAGAAAAGCCACCCTCAGGGAAACAGGGCACCCCGATACGCTGTGGTTTTCAATACCCTCAATGAGTTGCGAAACGGCCGCGGGCCCGTCTACGTGGACTGCACCCACCTGCCCAGTGACGAAATGCGGCACCTGCAGGCGACCCTGAGTTACGACAAGGACACGTTACCCGAATATTTCGATCAGCGCGGCGAAGACATTGCGACCAAGCCGATTGAGATCATGGTATCCGAAGGCATGCAGGCCGGCCCCACCGAGGTCACCGGAAGCGGTATCAAGATCGACGGCGAGGGTGCAACTACGGTTCCCGGGCTCTACGCCTGCGGCGATTCCGCTGATCACAACCGCTGTGTTCACGGCGCGGTCACCGGCGGCTACAAGGCGGGGAAATCGGCGGCGGCCCACGCTCTGCGCACCCGCCTGGGGGATTCACCAGACGCTGTCCTGGTTCGGGAGACCGCCGACCGGTTTGTTGCACCGCTGCATCGGAAAAGCGGCGTGCCCTACCGCCAGATCGAAGATACCGTGCGCAAGATCATGAGCGAACACGTCGGCCCGGCCCGAACGGAGGTTGGTCTCAAAACCGGTCTCGAAAAACTGGGGAAGCTCGAGACCCACTTCGACAGCGTCAAAGTGGATGATCTGCACGACCTGATGCGGGTCAACGAAACCCGAAACTTGTTGGCGGTCGGCAAGATCATGGCTCATAGCGCCCTGTTTAGGACCGAAAGCCGCAATAAACCCTATCACTACCGTCTCGATTATCCGGAAACCGACGATAAGAACTGGTGCGGCCTGGTGGTGGTCAAGCAGGCCGGCGCGAGTGTCGAATGCGATTTCGAACGCATCACCTATTCCGCTTAG